The following are encoded in a window of Campylobacter concisus ATCC 51562 genomic DNA:
- the flgC gene encoding flagellar basal body rod protein FlgC, which yields MSYLNDFDISGYGLSAQRFRMNVISSNIANAQTTRTTEGGPYRRQEVIFKEMNFDKILNDQLKNSQSLLEYENPLDDPSSPKNAHPALTSVIVDKVVRDDKDFQLKYDPSHPDANANGYVAFPNINPVIEMSDLLEATRAYQANVAAFQNAKTIAQSAISLISGQA from the coding sequence ATGTCATACTTAAATGATTTTGATATTAGCGGATACGGACTAAGCGCGCAACGCTTCAGGATGAACGTCATCAGCTCAAACATAGCAAACGCTCAAACCACAAGAACTACTGAAGGTGGTCCATATAGAAGGCAAGAGGTCATCTTTAAAGAGATGAACTTTGATAAAATTTTAAACGATCAGCTTAAAAACTCACAAAGTCTACTCGAGTATGAAAATCCACTCGACGACCCAAGCTCGCCTAAGAACGCTCACCCTGCCCTAACTAGCGTGATCGTGGATAAAGTGGTGCGTGACGATAAGGACTTTCAGCTAAAATATGACCCGAGCCATCCAGACGCAAATGCAAATGGCTACGTCGCATTTCCAAATATAAATCCGGTTATTGAGATGTCTGACCTACTTGAAGCAACAAGAGCATATCAAGCAAACGTGGCAGCCTTTCAAAACGCAAAAACAATAGCACAAAGTGCGATATCACTTATTTCAGGACAAGCATAA
- the fliE gene encoding flagellar hook-basal body complex protein FliE translates to MINSINLDKINKNENSNKIAKAGEEGGFENALNDSLKELNKVQINADKAIADLATGEVKDLHQAAIAIGKAETSMKLMLEIRNKALSAYKEISRTQI, encoded by the coding sequence ATGATAAATAGTATAAATTTAGACAAAATAAATAAAAATGAAAATTCAAATAAAATAGCGAAAGCAGGCGAAGAAGGCGGCTTTGAAAATGCTCTAAACGACTCTTTAAAAGAGCTAAATAAAGTCCAAATCAATGCAGATAAAGCCATAGCTGACCTTGCAACTGGCGAGGTAAAAGATCTTCACCAAGCTGCTATTGCGATAGGCAAAGCAGAGACCAGCATGAAGCTTATGCTAGAAATTCGCAACAAAGCACTAAGTGCTTATAAAGAAATTTCTAGAACACAAATTTAA
- a CDS encoding peptidoglycan D,D-transpeptidase FtsI family protein, with the protein MNSRKSKITILFLLITFGISIFVLVIFYRASIERKLPRLQTSDINTAIRGNIITKDGFSISSSQKLYKVMLDTRNIDPNKKEMFIKLYSLYSGDDPNKVRKIINGTKGIVTLSYSIDAKGATYLQELSRKLNRKSILVSYLDPKTGLASFQGMRVMESGQNRKFMSKDALTPAIGYVSKTESDTLTKSKGVKGLERYYEDYLAPIQNAKILGPRDIGNNIILTSDSNLATRVDGYNAVLSIPLKFQTKLEQILDEKREFLDAKELVICIMNSKNGEILALASSSRYDPSNIRKQDYSALNSTVSEYAYEVGSVFKPFIFSILLQEKKVNPFELVNTYNGRYQLGKRIIKDTHPEPFMSAEDIIVHSSNIGMIQLVERLNGPQIYQGLLNFGFSRKTGIDLPYEQVGMMPTVTKLNSSTYKATVSYGYGLQATFMQLLKAYNTFNNKGIEVTPHMVAYLERNGKRYDLPKSEPAQVISQETAKIMKRILIKTVEKGTGLKAFTPGLEIGGKTGTAHIASGSGGYSNTYNGSFFGFVNDTRGNSYTIGVLARDPKRPYYYFGAQSALPMFKKAVDLMVEDGYLFPDANVIAEFEAKKDKLKNDKTKQKPALD; encoded by the coding sequence ATGAATTCCAGAAAATCAAAAATAACCATACTTTTTTTATTAATTACTTTTGGAATTTCAATATTTGTACTTGTCATATTTTATAGAGCAAGTATCGAGCGAAAGCTTCCTAGGCTTCAAACAAGCGATATAAATACGGCAATTCGTGGCAATATAATCACAAAAGATGGCTTTAGCATCTCTTCAAGCCAAAAACTCTACAAAGTGATGCTTGATACTAGGAACATCGATCCTAATAAAAAAGAGATGTTTATCAAACTATATTCGCTTTACAGCGGCGACGATCCAAATAAAGTAAGAAAGATTATAAATGGCACAAAAGGTATCGTTACGCTCTCATATAGTATTGATGCAAAGGGCGCTACCTACCTTCAAGAGCTCTCAAGAAAGCTAAATCGCAAGAGTATTTTGGTTTCATACCTTGATCCAAAAACAGGCCTTGCTTCATTTCAGGGCATGAGAGTAATGGAGAGTGGCCAAAATCGTAAATTTATGTCAAAAGATGCCCTCACACCAGCTATTGGCTACGTGAGCAAAACTGAAAGTGACACGCTTACAAAAAGCAAAGGTGTAAAAGGTCTTGAGAGATATTATGAAGATTATTTAGCTCCTATACAAAATGCAAAAATTTTAGGGCCTCGCGATATTGGAAATAATATTATTTTAACAAGTGACTCAAATTTAGCAACAAGAGTAGATGGCTACAATGCGGTGCTTTCTATACCATTAAAATTTCAAACTAAACTAGAGCAAATTTTAGATGAAAAGCGTGAATTTTTAGATGCAAAAGAGTTAGTTATATGCATAATGAATAGCAAAAATGGAGAAATTTTAGCCCTAGCTTCTAGCTCAAGATATGATCCTTCAAACATAAGAAAGCAAGATTATAGCGCTCTAAATTCGACCGTTAGCGAATATGCTTATGAAGTCGGCTCAGTTTTTAAACCATTTATATTTTCCATCTTACTTCAAGAGAAGAAAGTAAACCCGTTCGAGCTTGTAAATACCTATAATGGCCGATATCAACTTGGCAAAAGGATAATCAAAGATACCCATCCAGAGCCTTTTATGAGTGCTGAAGATATAATCGTGCACAGTTCAAACATTGGCATGATTCAGCTTGTTGAGCGACTAAATGGGCCACAAATTTATCAAGGACTTTTAAATTTTGGCTTTTCAAGAAAAACAGGCATAGATCTACCTTACGAGCAAGTAGGTATGATGCCAACAGTTACAAAGCTAAACTCATCAACATACAAGGCAACTGTGAGCTACGGATACGGCTTGCAAGCTACATTTATGCAGCTTTTAAAAGCCTATAATACATTTAACAATAAAGGCATTGAAGTTACTCCTCACATGGTTGCCTACTTAGAGAGAAATGGAAAAAGATACGATTTGCCAAAGTCCGAGCCAGCTCAAGTTATATCACAAGAAACCGCAAAGATAATGAAGAGAATTTTAATAAAAACGGTTGAAAAAGGTACTGGACTAAAAGCCTTTACGCCAGGGCTTGAGATAGGTGGCAAGACTGGAACTGCACACATTGCCTCAGGTAGTGGTGGATACAGCAATACCTACAATGGCTCATTTTTTGGCTTTGTAAATGACACAAGAGGTAATAGCTACACAATAGGCGTTTTAGCAAGGGATCCTAAAAGACCTTACTACTACTTCGGCGCTCAAAGTGCCTTGCCTATGTTTAAAAAGGCAGTTGATTTGATGGTTGAGGATGGATATTTATTTCCTGATGCAAATGTAATAGCTGAGTTTGAAGCCAAAAAAGATAAGCTTAAAAACGATAAGACAAAACAAAAGCCTGCTTTGGACTAA